In a genomic window of Lycium ferocissimum isolate CSIRO_LF1 chromosome 9, AGI_CSIRO_Lferr_CH_V1, whole genome shotgun sequence:
- the LOC132032081 gene encoding uncharacterized protein LOC132032081: MAMAQLQAQQEIIAQLQNRGQAPDIAPSEQTQDTEERHIPRGNENHPGQSSELIRMLEELTKRVESGEKKIEANDKKVENYNSRVDQIPGAPPVLKGPDSKKFVQMPFPPSAAPMKIPKRFRMPDIPKYNGTTDPNEHVTAYTCAIKGNDLADDERESVLLKKFGETLSKGAMIWYHNLPEHSIDSFAMLVDAFVKAHAGAIKVETRKSDLFNVKQRDDETLREFVARFQMERMDLPPVTDDWAVQAFTQGLNSRSSITSMELKQNLIEYPAIAWADVHNRYQSKIRVEDDKILRAASVSWHSGKGSDRSRRVIDRDSRSSYDRYQPYPLDRRGNGRNSESGKNDRRNDRKNDRGQNSRGLVNRNVVDRALGNRETPRLSEYNFCVDVATIAAAVIRNKETRHPRPIQSDPEKRDKSLICKYHHTHGHRTEDCRQLREEVARLFNLGHLREFLSERAKTHFKNLDSNKQDRPEELLQVIHMIMGGTDVPVGPVIKRTKIVITREKRIRNDDPDGPITFDDEDMEGIAQPHNDALVISVLVNKFRIKRVLIDLGSSANIIRWRVIEQLGLLDQIVPAIRVLNGFNMACETTKGEITLPISMAGTTRRTKFYVIEGDMGYNAFFGQTVDSPRKSGSLDYASGIEIPDSRRYQNRPW, translated from the coding sequence ATGGCTATGGCTCAGTTGCAGGCCCAGCAAGAGATCATAGCACAATTGCAAAATCGGGGTCAGGCACCCGATATTGCCCCATCAGAACAGACCCAGGATACGGAGGAAAGACACATCCCACGGGGTAACGAGAACCACCCCGGACAAAGCAGCGAATTGATAAGAATGCTCGAAGAATTGACCAAACGGGTCGAGTCCGGTGAAAAGAAGATAGAGGCGAACGACAAGAAGGTGGAGAACTACAACTCGAGGGTCGATCAGATTCCGGGGGCTCCACCAGTGTTGAAGGGACCGGATTCAAAAAAGTTTGTTCAAATGCCGTTTCCGCCGAGTGCGGCACCGATGAAAATCCCCAAGAGATTTCGCATGCCCGATATCCCGAAGTACAATGGGACAACGGACCCAAATGAGCATGTAACTGCGTATACGTGCGCTATTAAGGGCAATGATCTCGCCGATGACGAAAGGGAATCAGTGCTGCTTAAGAAATTtggggaaactctgtcaaagGGGGCTATGATTTGGTATCATAACTTGCCCGAGCACTCGATTGATTCATTTGCCATGCTCGTTGATGCTTTCGTTAAGGCCCATGCCGGGGCCATCAAGGTCGAAACTCGAAAATCGGACTTATTCAACGTTAAGCAACGAGATGACGAGACCCTTCGCGAGTTTGTGGCTCGATTTCAAATGGAGCGCATGGACTTACCTCCAGTTACTGACGATTGGGCCGTTCAGGCTTTCACCCAAGGGCTCAACTCGAGGAGCTCGATCACATCTATGGAACTAAAACAAAACTTGATAGAATACCCGGCGATCGCCTGGGCTGATGTACACAACAGGTATCAGTCGAAGATCAGGGTCGAAGATGATAAGATTCTGAGGGCTGCTTCAGTATCATGGCATTCCGGTAAAGGGAGTGATCGCTCGAGGAGAGTGATAGATCGAGATTCCAGATCGTCATATGACAGGTACCAGCCTTACCCGCTCGATCGAAGGGGGAACGGGCGTAACAGCGAATCGGGCAAGAATGATAGGAGAAACGATCGAAAGAATGATCGAGGCCAAAATAGTCGTGGTTTGGTAAACAGAAATGTTGTCGATAGAGCTCTGGGAAACAGAGAAACTCCAAGGTTATCCGAGTACAACTTTTGCGTCGATGTAGCAACCATAGCGGCAGCCGTTATCCGAAACAAAGAAACAAGGCATCCGAGGCCAATCCAATCTGACCCGGAGAAGCGGGATAAAAGTCTTATTTGTAAGTATCATCATACTCACGGCCATCGAACCGAGGATTGTCGACAGCTGAGAGAGGAGGTCGCCCGTCTGTTCAATTTGGGACATCTTCGAGAATTCCTAAGTGAACGAGCAAAAACCCATTTTAAAAACCTGGACTCCAACAAGCAGGATAGGCCGGAAGAGCTTCTACAAGTGATACACATGATCATGGGAGGAACTGACGTTCCCGTTGGGCCGGTTATAAAGCGCACAAAAATTGTCATAACGAGGGAAAAGCGTATCCGGAACGATGACCCCGATGGCCCCATCACGTTTGATGACGAGGACATGGAAGGCATCGCCCAGCCGCATAATGACGCACTGGTAATATCTGTCCTTGTCAATAAGTTTAGAATTAAACGTGTGCTGATTGATCTAGGTAGCTCGGCTAATATCATCCGATGGAGAGTCATCGAACAACTGGGACTACTAGATCAGATCGTGCCGGCAATACGGGTCCTCAACGGATTCAACATGGCATGCGAAACGACGAAGGGTGAGATCACTTTACCGATCAGTATGGCGGGAACTACGCGACGGACAAAATTTTATGTGATAGAGGGAGACATGGGATACAATGCATTCTTTGGGCAGACCGTGGATTCACCTCGTAAGAGCGGTTCCCTCGACTATGCATCAGGTATTGAAATTCCCGACTCCAGAAGGTATCAAAACCGTCCGTGGTGA
- the LOC132029396 gene encoding uncharacterized protein LOC132029396 encodes MNMLSGPVGVASYLYPLVSQEDRRKMDEVSESCLFNEAQQALNRASVLHHACFHRLRHEVGRLKEELKSKSQEVDELMDLYEQKLQYISSLPDLSILKSDLTVARNEAAEAKRERDQQAEKLRAFEVFNKSLTADANALPSQARAYVSQIDQLRAELDGIKPEFNVLHETTIGAVAERDVLQEQLRASVEQMNGLSSSLAAAEAERDRLNQVITDLQAEHGKALDQISGYDDMLEQYKADVTAAEKASNLRAEYERCLSRRKTLEEVQATGVDLSDLIEEAKKLEAEAKAAFDPEDSDIDLESADEEAEGSDED; translated from the exons ATGAACATGCTGTCGGGGCCGGTCGGGGTGGCCAGCTATTTATACCCTCTGGTGTCCCAGGAAGACCGTCGAAAAATGGATGAAGTCAGCGAATCATGCCTTTTTAACGAGGCCCAGCAGGCATTGAACCGG GCCTCCGTGCTTCATCATGCCTGCTTTCACCGGCTTAGGCATGAAGTGGGCCGGCTCAAGGAGGAGCTTAAAAGCAAAAGTCAGGAGGTGGACGAGCTCATGGATCTGTACGAGCAGAAATTGCAATACATCTCGTCTCTCCCTGACCTTTCTATCCTGAAGTCGGACTTAACAGTGGCTCGAAACGAAGCTGCCGAGGCTAAGCGGGAGCGCGATCAACAGGCAGAGAAGCTAAGGGCTTTCGAAGTTTTCAATAAATCTTTAACGGCCGATGCTAACGCCCTTCCTTCTCAGGCCCGGGCTTATGTTAGCCAGATCGATCAACTTCGGGCAGAGCTGGATGGGATCAAGCCCGAGTTTAATGTCCTCCACGAAACGACCATCGGTGCTGTGGCCGAACGTGATGTTCTCCAGGAGCAGCTTCGGGCGTCGGTGGAACAAATGAATGGCCTTAGCTCATCACTTGCTGCGGCCGAAGCTGAACGGGATCGATTGAACCAGGTCATCACCGATCTGCAAGCTGAGCATGGAAAGGCTCTTGACCAGATCTCGGGTTATGACGATATGTTAGAGCAGTACAAGGCCGATGTGACTGCTGCCGAAAAGGCCAGTAATCTTCGAGCTGAGTACGAGCGGTGCTTATCCCGAAGGAAAACCCTCGAAGAAGTTCAAGCCACTGGTGTGGACTTATCAGATCTGATCGAGGAAGCCAAGAAGCTTGAAGCGGAAGCAAAGGCTGCGTTCGACCCTGAGGATTCGGATATCGACCTCGAGTCAGCCGATGAAGAGGCCGAGGGGTCGGATGAAGATTAG